CTCTACAGATTAGTATAAGATGAACCAGTAGTTAGCCAATATGATCAGGCCACCACACGACCTGATCAAGGATAAAGTAGCTAGATAGTGTGGCAGCTGGTTGCTTGCAAGTTTAATTATTTTCAGTTGGGGATGATCGATCGAGAACCCCCCACAAACATGGAGAGAGGTTTATTTGTTTAGTCCGGCAAGCGTGGCTGGCATGCCGACTTGTTTTCTTGTGCACATACCTAGCTAGCAACGTACGCGAGGCGTCACAGATTTATACATAAACAAATGGGGAAAAGACGCATGCAGTGATGCCATCAAGCAGCAGGATCGGAATAAATTGAAACCAAATCGATCAGTAGCAATGCAAGGTGGCGCCAGGGCATTGCATGTTGGCGACGATCGATTAGGATTAGTCGATgacatgaagaagatgatgataaaAAAATGTGATACCGACAGATAAAGAAAACAgtagttgcatgcatgatgcatggaGCTAGCCATGGACAAAacgtacacacacacacacgcttgATGATCTCGTCAGAGTTTTTATATGACAGGGCGCTACTCGATCCTTAGTTAATTTTGCTAGCTAGACAGTACGGCCGGAGGAGCTAGCTATAATTATCTATCAGCTTTATTATTGTTGTGTGTCAAAGTAAAGTAGAGCTGGAAAGGTTATCTAACCGTGTTCTGTCCTTGTTGACTCCTTGCTAGCTGCCACAGGTCCGATTCATGGTAAGGCATGCAGTGTACAATGTGATGGTGTGTGTGACCCCTTCATGGGTGACAGATGAGTACGTAGTTCTTAATGATCTTGAGATTTATACTAATGTTATTTATAGAATGCTAGGTCTACCTAGCTACCTAGCTAGCTAGAAATATCTTGCAATGTTTTCTTTTCTACTTTCGAGGGGAAAAAAGCAACAGTGTGCTAGTGGTACGAACCCATATGACACTGCAAAAAGCAACAGTACCAGCAGTACTAACCCAACATAAACAATGCCAGCTCGATCGTGATTTGCTTGAGCGTGCCACACTTGCATTGCAAGGACGATAATAAGCTGGCCACAAATTAAAGGATAGATGTCCGCTGCTGCCCGGTCGGGTTTAAATAAAGCACGCACGGCACAGAGTAGCACACGTAGCAACTAACTAGCCGCTAGCTAGGTCACCGATTATGTGTCGCCCTTGTTAGGTTACTTGATTAGTatatcatcgtcgtcgtcctcgtcatcGTACGTCTTTTTTCTGGAGACATCGTCGCAAGCTAGCTAGATGCAGGCTGTAGGGGCAACGTGTCGAATCTTCGCCTCGATCGAGGATGCGGCCTTTCATTTCATTTTCCCCAATTAACAAGAAACTTGTCACCGGCCACTCACCGGTTGACGTCGTCGTACGGGTGTACAAAGATCAGAGATCGACCATGCGTGTCGATGATCGATGATGCTTGTTGCATTGGGAGAAGCTAGACGACAACGACCTTGTTATATTGTAGTTTGATTTGCATGCATGTTGTTcatgtgaagaagaaagaggagagagatggagtaGTGACAGTGGACTACTCTGGAGAGGGATGGAGCTCCAGGCAGTAGCTAGCAGCCAGCATGCATGCTTGTCGCCGCGCCAGGTGCCACGTGGTCGATGCACCCGACCTACACCTGAAGCCAAGCAACGGACGACACGCCCATGCGTTCGTGTCGGTCTGTTTCGCTCGCTCTGGGCACAGAAGTGGGTCCCAGCTGCGAGCCATGCTGCTAGATAGACCATGCATGAAAGATTTCCGGGAGAACCTTTTGTACAAAATATATGTGAGGAGATCGGTTTGGGATCCAGTGAGTGATACGAACACTCGAGATGAAGAATATAATTAGTAGTAGGTGACGGTATATAGAAGAAGGAAGCTAGATTCCAGAGAGGACTGTGTAAAAGTTGGTCCTTGATAGCTGCTACATGCTGCATGGATCACTATTCCTGTTTCCTATCTACGACCTAATACAAAACAGGGCAGCAGCAACAAGTTGCAGAATGTGCATCAAGCAGCCAGCCAattatatacacatatatatgtacAACATCCACTCGACGGCACGACAGGTAGCCGAAAGGACAAAAGAGGTGCTTAGAACAGTTCAAGCGGGCACGTTCCGTAATTCCGGTCTGAGTTATCTTGTTATCTTGCGACTGTGCTTGTGCGTTGCACCTAGAACTTTTGTTCAAGCCACACGGCAGAGGTGCCTGACCTCTTTTCTCCTTTTGTCCTTGTACTGTTAACTCTTTTTCTCTTAATCGAATGGTAGAGCTCCTGCCTAGTTcgttaaaaaatatatatatgtacaggATAGCTAGCTGACCACTCTCTTTATCTATGAATTGCGATTGAACTGCTGCATGCCGTGCCATGCCATTCCATGAACAATGCAAGTTGTGCCCGAGCTAGCATAGCATGGGCCATGGGTGTGGTTGCCATCGCCATCGGAATTTAATGTTCCCGCGCTGCATGCATGGAGCCATGCACGTACGTAGCTACGTGTCGGCGCCCAGCGGCACAGGAGACAGCTGCCGACCCTCGGCGCGCACACGCCGTGGGCATAAGCGAGTGCGTCATTTCTTTCATTCTAAGCTCATGAtcgatcatatatatatatatatatatatatatatatatatatatatatatatatatatatatatatatatataaaataaagatTGTAGATCCCTTGCTTGTTGGCCCTTGGGGATTGGTAAGTGGTGGCAGCTAGATCGAGCAAGGTATCTGCCCCTTGGGGAGTCGCCTAGggccgcccgagctcgccgcgccgccgctgaacAGCGGCACGCACGTTCTTGCATGGGGCATGCAGCCACGTGGCCCCTGCGTCCGTGACCCACGCTTGACATGGACCAACGGCGCGAGCTCACAGCAGAGCCCTCGCCATACATGCATGGCGAGCGATCGACTAcgactactccctccatttcaaattaaaGTCATCctaaaaatcttggagagtcaaatttttttaagtttaaccaaatttatacaacaaaataataatatttacgataccaattaagtatcattagattctttgttagttatatttttatagtatacctatttgatgtcataaatttttgtatttctctctataattttagtcaaactttgagatagtttgactctccaaaattcttggaatgacttgaatttggaacagagggattAGTCTCCATGCATGGACCTTGGACCCAGCTGCAAGTGTGTCGTCGTCGATCATTGGTTGCCTTGCATTGCTTGCTATCTGGAGCGAGGTCTCTGCATATACAGTTAGTTATGGTCTGTTTGTTTATACTACGTAGTCTGTGCCACTGTCTGCCTAGGTCGTCACTACGGGCTTACTCCTATATAGCAGCAGGGCCAGGACAGGACAGAAGATTCTTTGCTTGTCAGTATACTGGGGGTAGGCCAGTGTACACTGATCGAGTCACTGATAGATGGCGAAGGAGTAGTGATGACGACGCTAAACTGTTGATGCATGGGTCAAAAAAATACAGACGCCGCGCCAGCAGATATGAATTAAGGTACCAACAAAATGCTTGCTTTAGGTAGCTAGACTAGCTAGAAGTTATcgccctccgttccaaattgcgGGTTGTTTTGGCAATCTAGatatatagtttttgctattTACCTATATATAACATAATATGTCTAGATAGATATATACATATAGGgaatatatcaggtgcaaaccaacctctccgatggaaacttcaatctgggccatcagatcaacatccaaattTGTCAAAAACGACGTAGAATTTGAAAAGGATTTAGCTTGTGATACGCAGTGATCAGCTAGCTACAAATGAAGTAAGGAAAACATATACATTATTATGAACGGTCAGGATCGATGATCCCCGTCCTTTGATGCCGGATAGACGATGCTAGCTTATTGAAGTTATGGaaccaggggcggagccacgTTATGGCCTGTGGGTGCGGCCGCACCCAGCAAAAAATTACAATCCCTTATCACTTTCATTTTTTTACCATGTTTGCTTGAATATCATACATATGCTATGAAGTGCCGCACCCCCTCTGCTGCtctctagctccgcccctgtgTGGAACCATGAACGTACATGCATGATTGTAACCAAATGTAACGTAAATGAAAACCCTTTGTTTCCTTGCTACATATATACTCTAGCAGACATGTGGAATGTGGGGGTTTGGCAAGCTATAGCTGGTCAAGATGCATCCAGCATAGACTACACGGGGCAGGCAGACACGAGACCCTCCATATGGCCAAGACGATGCACATGCCTATGGCTCCTAGCTGGGGGCCTTCTGATAATAATGTGCGTAGCGTAGTCTCCAGAAACATGGCCACTGGCTACCGGCCGGATACCCAACGACCTAAACAGAATTCACTGTGCACAACACCAATAATAGTGTGTGCACGCATGGGCCAAACCAACTGAAGCCTACCATGCATGGTTATTATTAATATAATACAATTCAGGACTATACTACGTGcatggtgattttttttttggatagcTTTGGGACCTGAATTGAACCACAACACTGTAACCAATTATATGTGTCGTTCATGGTGCTCGTAGTAATGATGTGAGAACTAATCAATACTAGAGTAAATTTCAAAACAAATACACTATGATTGGAAAATCTGCGGTAATAATACACTTTCAGGAATTTATCTCGCTATACTACACTTGTTTAGACATTTTTTGTATCGATCATAACATTGCTATTTGAAAAATTAATACCTCAAAAGCATCCggcattttttttctatatattatATCGTAGCTTAttgtgaaaaaaatatttttgttcaATCACAAAAAATAATAACACAGTCATCACGGTGATAGATGTGTGTCCATGTAGTGGCAATAATCGAGGTTAGTTTCGTAATGAAACCAGTTCTAAAATGTGTAATTCTGCAATATTAGCTTTTCCAAATAAATGTAGTATGaataatttataaaaaattactCTATATATACCTATATCTGAGAATCCTCAGCTCGTACCTAACGAATAGTAAAGTAGAATTTTGATATCACAACTTTATTAATTAGCCATTTAGCTCCATTACCTAAAGCACTTAATCAAATAATCAACTTAAAAAGGAGACCGACAACATGCAAAGCTCTGACCGAAATGTTGACTATTCTTTACCAAGCTATTCAGATAGACAACTGTATATATTGGCCTATTCTAATCAGGATGGCTAATCTTTTCTCCCTAGGATCGCTGTCAACCAAATGGCCATCTTGTTAAGTAATTAGTCCACCTCCATGGATGATTTACAGTTAGttacaaaagaaaaacacacacacacaccactcaTGCAGCTACTATATATACATGATCATATACGCCCATCACTAGAAAAGTAGAAAGATTAGTGTCCCACTATATCCCCTAGGATAATATTAACAATCTTTTAATCAACCTTAACAGACCACACCTTACTCCAAACTGACCTGTAATCTTAGTGGGTGGCATTGACCATGCATGCGCATGTCAAATTGTTAAGGTGGACGAAAAAGAGTTGACGGATCATCAAACAAAGCAGCGAGATATTTTTAAGGAAGAAATGGCACATCTACACTTGTTCTGCTCCACTGCATCTCCACTAAGCAACGACCAAATCTGAAGGGCCTGGCTACAAATGAACAGCTGCCACACTGCATGAGTCTTGGTACCATCTATAGATCAATAATAACTAGCCGCATTAAAAGGGTAATCTTACAGCTATGAACAAAAAATAATTGAACTTTTAATAAAGCATGTGTGACACTAACGAAAAGAAAAAGGACGATATGTTACAAGGAAAGGAACTTGTACATGCTCATAGCTGTCTGTATCATCAAGAGCAACATGCATTGCTCAaaaggaaaaatgaaaaaaaaggtaaCACAAGAGTAATGAAAAGAACAACCAGCAGCTGCACGCTCTCTGCTCATATGAGTGTATGCGTATGCAGTGATGCCATCACGCAGAGAGCAGAATTAACTAGTACTATCGCTTGTTAACTTTGTTTATTCACGTAAAGCAAGATCATcactgaggaatgttgagtattctatcctgcttgtgatgagtgaattgtcaatcgtgcggtgtgatcgtgcgcttggtctttggattgcaggtacacgggcgtcgagtgtcgacggagggttgccgtggaggagctcaggccgggcggcagctgtggcgtccactcctggatcaaggGTGCAAGCGGCGACAGaagacgggtttcttggtttgcgccataaaaccaaggaggcggacggcggttgaagacgccaaatcgtggaggcacgggcgtcggtctcgggactaacggaggcgacgggcgtcgacggcgtctagggcctcgctgcgggcgaggaggtgatgggcgtcgggcggcgtctagagCTGTCAGAATGCCGAGGTGGGaacagcgtctagggccacggcgtggaggcgggaatcttcccgcgcgtggagttttgacggttttctcaaaaccggccacctacccgggtttcgcggaccccccaaaaccgcgaaccggatcttcatccacacggcggcatcgcggagaagacttcgactcgaagaaagaacctcgaccgtcggatgagtccttgtatctttttctagttttgcccctacgggctttctagtgtctaatagagtctaggggtagtttagtcttttgggttgagagtTCTTGGGGTATTAAAAaccccctcaccccctctccctctctctctctccttttgccTGGACAGAGTGCGCGCCACCCTGCCTCTCCCTGGCGTCTCTATCTCCCTCACCTCTGTTCTTCTTCTCTCCATCACTAGGGTTGAGATTTTGGAGATGGATTTTTGAGACTTGTATTGAGATTGGTTGGGAAAGGAGGTCCTTTCCTCCTTGTGCCCTATGGGCTTTCGAATTGAATTCAATCTCTTGTCTTTTGGAGCTCTCGGCGTTTGAATCTTCCAATTACTTGAGTTCTTCGTTTTGGGGTTTTATCCTCTTGTTGCTGTGGTCCTTGAGGCTCTTTTGTGTGGTTTGAATCGTCATATCCATGTGCTAAAGCTTCTGTAGGTCGTGAGCCCTCAAGAACTGAGATTttagaaaaccccgttcttgctcggtttttcttcgattcctcccaaaccatggagtaattcgtcgattccttccgtggtcgtgttcacaagtcctttatgatcatgcctacaaaatttgaTGAGCTTTGGACGTGATTTGGTCCGTCGATCGTCGAGTTTTCGAAAGAACGCAGGCTGGAAAGCTTTTCTGGACTCTGATTCAtctagcaccggatgaaccgacgctttgaaattgtatgcgtcggatcaaccggtgtatatGTTTTTCTCACGTTAGGGTTTTCTGCCTGTCgtctggttgcaccggtgctttctcTTCCaagttcaccggttaaaccggcgagtGTCTTTCTACGGCTGTTCTGGCCGTTTGACCGGCGTATAGGCTTTGGTGGacatcggttcaactggtgatcGGTGTAGTTGTTTTTACcttctctctggacaactgcaccggtgctttgaatttgaattcgtcagtttaaccggtgcattGAATTTCAATTTTGTGCTCTCTCTGGACAATTGAACCGGCGATTGGTTTTGAttttgccggatcatccggtgtgtaacactggttgaaccgacgctgttcaaaCTCATCCGTCGaatcaaccggtgctcactttcaccctgctgccggctctgtgacgtcggttaaaccgacgaggtCAATTCTAtactcgtcggttcaaccggtgttcataTACCGTGCTGTTTTCCGCTGTCTCATTGCCGTTCTTTATCTGATCTATTCTCGTTTGTTCCTAGGGTTATTTTGTGTAAGTGTAGCTCCGTTATAGCTATTCTGCACTTCATCTAGGACTCTTGGGTTGGGTGAGCACTAGGGATTTTAAGCCGAGTTTCTGTTTGCGATAATTttttatcggctcccattcaccccccctctggtcgccctttCGGTCTCTCAATCACATACCAGAATCAGCATGTACCAGGAGCACTAAGTGGCCTGATAAATAACTAATAAGGCCACATCCACCACACCATGAACCCGTTGCCTTTTACAAGAACAGTACAGTGAAAAAAATGCAGGGGCTAGCATCCAGTCCCAAACACACACGCGTCACAGGCGGCTAAGTGGCACGTAGCATACAGATGCGACATGCGAGTCCCAACAGAGCAGCGCTTTTGCATATGAGTTAGTAGTGAAAGAAGATGGCAGCAAAAATTAAAAGAGATCAGCTCGAATCGAGTAACTCTGTTCTTGTCGCCAATGGCCACGAATTCCTAGTATCTGTCCATAGCATGCAGTTGGTTTAGTCAAGAGCACAAGCAAGAGCTGCACACTACTACCAGTCTACCACTACTGCTACTAGGCTTGCCCAGCCTCTCCTTTAATTTGTTTCATACCCGTGTGTGCAGCTTCTGTCCAAGCAAAGGTCATGCTCGAATTGGTTATTTACAAGCATGCATGTGGCCGAGAACATAGTACTCTGACTTAGGTGTGGATGGTCGATCTTGCATGGCTACTTTGTTCTACGCGAAAATGCGGCCTTCAAATCAACATCAATGCATGTGCGTCAAGTGTTGGCAGCCACAAGTTTGAAGCTGAAACTGCTTTTTCGATCCAGGCAGAACCATGGCTGCTGGTTCTTTAGTGATGCCTAGATGTAGCAGCTAGTCAGCTATTCTACTATACGACTTCTCGATCCATCCATCGATCTTATATTATATAGTATTAAAACATGCATGTGTGCATGTGCAACACAAACTAGCTAGACATGCATGTGGTGCAATGATGGATGTTCACATATATGGAACAGAAACTCTATCCATCTCCATCCATTTGGATCTCTAGTATCCTTGGAATGAAGCAATGCCAGCCACACGAGACAATAAAGACATTGTTTTTGTTTGTGCACGGTTCATTCATTTGTTTTTGGTCTGCAGCATGCTCTCACATTCCCAGGGCGTGTTTAGACAGTTAGGTCAGTTCAGAGTTGATCTATGTGGTGTGTGTGAGGGGCACATGGATGCTACACACCTTGCGGCAGGATCCCTATTTCATGGACCTAACATAGATCGCATGCCACATGAGGCACCAGCAGCTAGCTAGACTGAGAGCTGACTGAGAGAGGCTGCAAATTTTCCTGAGCTGAATGCATGGCTGCTGGTATCTGATGTGATGGACATATAGGCCCTAGCTAGGTCAGAACTTTTTACAGTATAGTTTAGCATGGTAGACCTGCTTGATTCCTAATAATCAAAATTATCGTGTTCTGCAGTTGTTGAACGTCAAGCTGCAATGAGTGTCACATCTGAGCGTGTTGCACTagctattttttttagattacacaatacaacttagacattcacaacgcacgcacactcacacccctatgaacacacataCACAAACTCTACCCCTATAAGCATCTTTAAAGACTGAGCACGTATACTACTATACACAGATAACAAGCACAAGATGGGCAGAGAACAACTAACGGCCGGCGAAAAGAAAAAGAGCAACACACGGTGGGCTGAACAGTAATTTGACTCTAATGTTAGCCCACGAACATTGAGCTCAGGAGGCCCAACCGATCCATCAATTTCGCCACGTTCCGCCTATGTTTACAGAGCCCGGTTCTTCTTTCAGCCCATTGTTGACGCTCACCTGTTATTTTCGTCCCCATTAATTGTAATTGTTGGCTttcagccgccgtcgccgctctccGCCTACGGCGGCGTGTCGCCGGCGCCCTCCCTCTGTCGCCGCCTGCATCTGTGGTTTATTCTCCTGACAGGCTGAAGAACGCGTTCGCACTACTCATGGGCACGGCGAGCAAGATCCtctgctccggcgccggccgccacaCGTACGTTGTACAACGCCGAGTCGCACTCCTTCCTTCCTGAGCGCCCAAGGGGCGCACGTACGTTACGTTGCCGCCTGCGTCCCCCGGaccgccgcgcacgccatggCCGACTTGCTTCGAGATCCACCCGGACGTGGACTCCGCCATGTTCGGCGGCAAGCTGCATGCCCGCGCGCGGCGACCACACAGACAGTACGTCGAGCTGAAGATGTGGTTGGTTCGGCATGCCCGGCGAGCTGTGTGCCCTGGATCTCTACGCCGTCGCGTCGGGCTCCTCCTGCGACGAACTCCCGGCGGTGCAGCGCGTCTTGttaatttttttgatttaattAGTATAAAGGATTACTCTATTGATACAAAAATATTGTTTGTTAGATTTTTACGAATATATGAATTCCTGTTTactaatattttaaaaaaaatggttgTGTCTGCCATTATATCCTACAACTAAAAGCACATTTGTAATGCAACTAATAGGTAGGTACAAACCAATTTGCACAGGAACGAATGTAACAAACTACAAAGCACATCGTACACATCGGGTTCAGGTTCATCGAAAGACTGTGTCTTACGCTGGGGGATTTCTACCAAGCCCAGCAAAGTATGTAACATTAACATGACCGAGTTTGGGCGTGAGCGCAGGGAAGGGAGAGAGGGTTTTGGCGGCCCCTTGAGGCTAGGCAAAGATTAATGCCTTGCTTGCCTGATTCCCAATGAATCTAGGGGTATTTAACTTACAAAGTATCACAACCAacttatgaaaatataactaaaacATCTAAGGAAATAAAATTGTGGCCTTCTAGCCATACGTGTGTCGCCGCCGACGTTGGTATGTGATCCACGCCGGGCCTGGCGCCTGTGCTTACGCCTGGGCCGGCTCCTGGGCCCTAACACCATCACCCTCTTGCCTCGCTTTTTTCACGCATACACCATTAGCATTAGCACCAGCACGGTATCCATCTTGGCCGCTTGTCCGTTAAGTATCTCAGTTTGGCTCCTCTTTTGCCGACCAGAACGTTTATCAGCCAAAGACTTGAGTGTCTGAAGCAAATCCGTTCTATATCCTGGAAATTTCCTAACATCACGAGCAATGCCATATATAAGACGATGCTTGGCACGATCAACCTTTTTTCCTGCATTGTTTGCTGCAACATCCTTTATCTTCTTTACCACATCATCCGACAACCCCTGTATCAGATCCCATAAAACATTTTATTTCATCAATAGCACTAATTGATACTATTCCATAATAAATTGCTGCAAATTATCAAGACAGATGAATTCATCTACCTCGAAGGGATTACAATCTTGAACCCTGTCAGGGGTCAGAATCTTTGCCACAACTTCTGCATAGGGTATGTCACCATTGACAATTTCACGAATACCAGGAAGAAACGGTTCACATATCTCAGGCAGCCTCTTTCTGTAATGCTCCAACAGTACATCACATCGATGCAATGCACTAGCACAGCCTACAAATGTTCTATCAATCTGGATTGGATAAACAACATGATCAAAAAGAGAAGCATTACATGAACATGATCAAAAGAGAACCTAGGAAAATGATAATTCAAAGCAGCTGCATCcaacacaacaaaaaaaaacacaagacAAACAAGCATTACAAATTTATCCTTGACAATGTCAGACTGAGATGCAGAACTCTTTGCAGGATATGTTTTCTCCAGGTCCAGTGCAAGATATGTTTTCTCCAGGTTCAGTCAACCAAAAACTGAGTTAAACTAGTTTGGATTTCAAAAGGAGCATGGGATAATTAGCTAAATACTATAGCTCCACTCCATCCTTAAATAGCATTTGACTAGTTTCAGTTTTAAAGGAGTGAACTAATTTGCTGTCCTTTAATGTTATATATTtaagatggagagagtactatTCCATGTCACCACATGCATCTATATATAGAAGGCATGACAACAGGGCACCGCACAGCAGTAAAGCACAAAACCAGAAGAATGAAAATTATACACTAAAGAAGAGTACAACTGGGCAACTGCAAGAAAGTCCAGTTCTTACTGCTTCTGTAGGAATAATGACTTCATATTTACTCATGCAGTCTTTAAGTCCTTGAGATAATGGGAGACGATACTCGAGAGTGATGTTGCCTCTTTCTTGGCGAACGTAATAAGACAGAACATGCTTTAACCCCCACATCAGTTCAAAAATAACATCCTCGTTTTCAAAGCACTTGACATTCTAGCAAGATAAAGTAACTGAGTTGTAAACAGGAATATTCATGCAAATGCAAAGACATAAAAAAAACAACTAAAAAGACATCTACTGACCAAATTGGACTTGATGACACCTCTAAGCTCTACATCCCCAACAATCAGCTGTATGCTTTTGCCACAGTATTTTTTGATTGCACGAGTAAGAAGCAAACCTGGACCACCACTTTTCCACGCAACAGACTTGTCTTCAAACTTTATGAACTCAAGCAGAAAGATAACCTGGTAAGAAAAGTTGCATGATATTAGATAGAACAGTTACAGAGTATTGTTGACAAGAAAACTCACAAATGAAACACAGTATCGACCTTGCATCCACCCAACAGATTACttcattattattattttacagTGTAACAAGGTTACTGCGTTATAGTTGTTTTGCAGTGTAGTCTTGATGACAAGTCACGAACTAAAGTCGATGATAGCCAAGGCGGTAAACTATTAAAACTTTAAAGCAAGCACATGGCTTATATGATCAATCCTGGGTGCGATGCAAATAAGAGAAGGCAACCAGAGCCAGTGCTAGTGAAAACAAGGTAGAATTAGAAGTACAAACATTATCAGCAACTTCATCATTGATAAACCACGACCACAGATTCTGCAGTAACACAGAGAAGGATCATAAGAAGTTGAATTAAAGTGATTGACCTGCAAGCAAGGGCGGCTTAAAATGGGTGTATACATACCTTTGGTCCTTTGCATAAATTCTCGTAGACATGGAAGAAAGCGAAACCAGTTGGCGTCTCCAGCAGGGCCACCATCTCCAATGAACTGAGATCCAGTGCCATCCCTTTTTCTGGTGCAGTTCGAAAGAGCACAACAAAATAAGGATAACAACATAACAGAATAACAGAAAATAGCTTGGGGAATCATATAAGAAACAAAAGGGAATAAAACTTTGCAATGTGCAAGCAGCTCACCTAGGTAAACCCAAACTAGTTCATTCCAAGCCTGTGAACATACTCAGAAAAAAAATCCATCCATTCAATTCAGCGTACACTCAAATTGGGGGTAACTAGCCATCGCAGTGCCGTTAGAACaaactaatttttttttgaagtaaagaACAAACTAAAATTATTTATATAGTAGgaagcaaaacaaaaaaatgcCTCGCtagaaagaatttttttttcatggggTGCTATTGACTACCTCAACCAATCAAAACAACAAGCTAGGACGCGGCGAGTTCAGTATATCGATCGCTACTTGCATGCATCCTTACCACGGCAAAAATACGTCTACAACCTCTGGCTCGATAGCTAAAGGCGCCATCCGTTCATCGGCGCCAACAAGACTCAACAGCGAAACGAGTACCCAATGCTAATCCAGTAGCCAGTAAGCGAAGCCTATGCAGAAGAGGGTGAGGAAGCTAGGTGCTTGCCCGCGCGGCGGAAGAATGCATACCTCGACGGACGGCGAGGAGAACTCAGTCAGATCTGGATTGGTGCAGGCGCGAGTGAAGAAAATTAAGGAGATTGTTGGCGGCGGCAGGCAGGGTGGCGGCAGCTTCCCCAGCTACCCGCGGCGCGGAGCCTGTGACGGCGGCTCGGcgtctgggcggcggcgtcgagcggcCGAGGCACCGGGCGGGTGAAGAAGAtggatgctgc
The nucleotide sequence above comes from Panicum virgatum strain AP13 chromosome 3K, P.virgatum_v5, whole genome shotgun sequence. Encoded proteins:
- the LOC120700159 gene encoding uncharacterized protein LOC120700159 — its product is MALDLSSLEMVALLETPTGFAFFHVYENLCKGPKNLWSWFINDEVADNVIFLLEFIKFEDKSVAWKSGGPGLLLTRAIKKYCGKSIQLIVGDVELRGVIKSNLNVKCFENEDVIFELMWGLKHVLSYYVRQERGNITLEYRLPLSQGLKDCMSKYEVIIPTEAIDRTFVGCASALHRCDVLLEHYRKRLPEICEPFLPGIREIVNGDIPYAEVVAKILTPDRVQDCNPFEGLSDDVVKKIKDVAANNAGKKVDRAKHRLIYGIARDVRKFPGYRTDLLQTLKSLADKRSGRQKRSQTEILNGQAAKMDTVLVLMLMVYA